In the genome of Chloroflexota bacterium, the window ACGTCGCCGACTCCGATCGAACGGGCTGTGGCCGAGAGCGTATCGGAAGCGGGGTGCAGTTGGCCATCACCCAGAACGGGCGACCGGCGCCACGCGTCCGCCGGGGGGGGTCCACCGATAACGCCCCGTGACCCTCGAGGACCCCGATAACCCGCGATGACCTCCCGAGACCCCCGGGCGACCCCCCGAGACCCCCGGGCGACCCCCGCGCGCCCCCCGCGCGCCCCCGATTCCGTCAGACGACCCTCAGGCGCGCACTGGTCCCCGAAGCGTCGAGTCGACCGAGGGTCCTGATCGCGCGCTGAGCGTGGGCGGTCGCCCGGGTAGGGCTCGATTGGTGACAGCGGACCGCCTGACGGGCACGTGTCACGAACGGTTTGACCAACGCCCGCATGACGCACATCTGGCAGGAACGGTGCTACCACTGGCCGCCGCGACCGCCACTGGCCGCCGCGACCGCCACTGGCCGCCGCGACCGCCGCGATACTTCGTCCAGCGGCCAATCCGCGGTCGAGGCATGCTGGAGCGATCGAAGGCCACGCGCCGCGCCAAGGGAGGATCGATTGGACGTCGTCTCGTTTGCGATCGCGGGGGCGGGCTGGCGCGCCGCGTTCTATCTCCGGATCGCCAGGGCCCTGCCCGAGCGGTTCCGGGTCACGGGCGTCTTGGCCACGAACCCGGAACGGGCGGCCCGGATCACCGCGGACTGGGGTGTCCCGGCCCATACCTCCCTTGATGTGCTGCTGGCCGATCGTCCTCGCTTCGTCGTGGCCTCGGTGCCGCCGGCCGTCACGCCTCGACTCATCCGCGAGCTGGCCGACCGCAGAGTACCGGTCCTGGCCGAGACGCCACCGGCGCCGGACCTCGATGCGCTGTCCGATCTTGTGGACCTTGCTGCCTCCGACGCCCGGATCCAGGTGGCCGAGCAGTACCAGTTCCAGCCCCACCATGCCGCCCGTCTGGCGCTGGCCCGCTCAGGCGCACTCGGCATCGTTACCCAGGCGCAGATCTCCGTCGCGCACGGTTACCACGGGATCGACCTGTTGCGCCGATACCTGGGCACCGGGTTCGAGCCGGTGACGATCACGGCACACCGGTTCGCCTCGCCGCTCGTGGCGGGGCCCGATCGGTCCGGCCCACCGACCGAAGAGCGGACCGAGACCTCCGAACAGGTCCTGGCCTGGTTCGACTTTGGTGGCCGACTCGGCGTCTACGACTTCACGCCTGACCAGTACTTCTCCTGGATCCGCGCGCCGCGGGTGCTCCTCCGAGGTGAGCGCGGAGAGATCGACGGGATGACGATGCGCAGGGTCGACCAGGCGACGTCGCCGATCGCCCTCGAGTTGATCCGGCGCGACACGGGCCACGACGGGAACCTCGAAGGCCTCCATCACCAGGGGATCACCGCCGGCGATCGGTGGGTCTATCGCAATCCTTTTGTTCCGGCCCGCCTGACCGACGACGAGATCGCGGTCGCGACGTGCCTCGCGCGAATGGACGATCACCTCGATGGTGGTCCCGCCCTCTGTAGCCTTGCCGAGGCGGCCTGGGACCAGGAGCTGAGCCTGCGGATGGAAGCGGCGTGGTCGACCGATCGACCGGTCCGGGTCGAGGCCCGGCGATGGAGTCCGACATCCGACCCCGGGACGGCTGCCGTCTGAGGCGGAACGCCCGGAGCTCGAGCGACCATGTCGGCGGCAACGTATGGTACCGTGGGTGGCATGGAGAAGACGACCGTCTACCTGACGATCGGGCAGAAGCGTGCCCTCGCGCGGGCAGCGAAGGCTTCGGGTCGTAGCGAGGCCGATCTCATCCGCGAGGGGATCGAGGCGATAGCGAGCCGATACCGAGCGGCAGAGCCATCGCTCCCGCTTTTCGAGAGCGGGCAGCCCGATCTTGCCGAGCAGGTGGACGAGTACCTCGACGGCTTCGGCGAGCGGTGATCATCCTCGACACGAGTGGGCTCCTTTCGGCGATCGACGCATCACAGACACATCATCACGCTGCCGCCGCGGTGCTCCGACAGGCTCAGGCACCGCGTCTCCTGTCTCCGTTCGTACTTGCCGAACTCGACTACCTGCTGGCGACACGCGTTTCGCGGTCCGCGGAGCGGGCGTTACTCGGACAGGTGGCCGACGGCGTCTACCAGCTCGAATCGTTCGGCCCTGACGACGTAGCCCGAGCGGACGAGATCTTCGATCGATACGCCGACCTCGACCTCGGCCTGGCCGACGCGTCCCTGATCGTCCTGGCCGAGCGCCACGACCTGGTCGACCTGCTGACCCTCGACCAGCGCCATTTCCGCGCGGTCCGCGGCCCAGGCGGGCAGCCGTTCAGGATCCTTCCGGCCGACCTGCCATCAAGCCGGACCTGACGACGCGGCGACGCGGCGACCGGCGATGTTCGCGGCGCGGTCAGACCCCGTGCTCGAGCTGGCGGGCATACTCCGCCTGGTCATAGTGGCCGGATGAGGCGGCGATCAGCCCGTCGTCGATGGTCCATTCCTCGTAGCCGACCACCCGCACCGCGTTTCCGGTGCCCCCCGGTCCGGTGTTCGTGCCGGTGAACGTCCAGTGATATTCGATCCGGTCGCCATCCACGACCAGCTCGTCCAGGTACACCTGCATGTCGGGCAGCGCCGTGTAAAAGCTGCGAGCCGTCGCAGAGATGGCGTCGCGACCTACCGCTGGCGTGCCCCCGTTGATCTCGAGCGAGCCCTCGGGCGCGAAATGCGCCGCGACGCGGTCCGGGTCCATGCTGCACCAGGCCGCTGTGTACGCTTGGGCAAACCGTCGGAGTGCTTCGGGATCGGGCGTCATCGGCGTCCTCCTCGCGGGCCTTTCGGGCCGTGCGGCCGAGGCTAGCAGACGCGCTCGGATGGGATCTCGCTCGGATGGGAGGGCCACCTGCGAGTACAATCACCGTCCTCACACTGGGTCGGCGTCCCTGCCATCAGGCGGTTCGGCGCGCTTCCCCAAGGAGCCCGCATGCCGAAGATCGTCATCACCCACGCGGTCGTGGACGTCGAGCGCTGGCTGAAGGGCAAGGAAGAGCGCTCCGCCCTCATCTCGGCGTTCGCCACGAACGTGACCGACCACGTCGCACTCGATGGGAGCAACACCATCGCCATCACCGCGGACGTGCATGACCTGGCAGGCGCACAGGCGATGATGACCTCACCGTCGCCCGAGACGGCGGCCGCCATGGAGCGGCATGGCGTCCTCCCCCCGATCGCTGCCTACATCGAGAAGTAGGCCGACCGCCCGGACGCTCGGGGCCGAAGAGTCGAAGGCACGAAGGTGGACAAGGCCCTCGTTGACGAGGTAGTCGCTGCCGCGGCGCGCGTCGTCGCCGGTGGAGCGATCTCGGCGAATGGGCACGGCAACGTCAGCCTGCGTGTCCCGGGTGCGGAGGAGATGTACTTCACGTCCGCTCCGTCGCTCCGGGGATTGGGGCCGGAGGGCGTCGTTCGCGTCGGCCTCGACGGAACGCTCCTCGAGGGCCAGCTGCCACCGATCCAGGGCGCCGTCGTGGCGATGCACACGGCCATGTACCAGGACCAGCCTGACGTCGGGTGCGTCCTCCATACCCATTCGCCATACGCCACCGCGTTTGCGGTTGCGAACCGCCCGATCGACTGCTGGATCGAAGCGCTCGCGATGTTCGGGTTCGCGGATGGCGTGCCCGTCGCTGCGTACGGCCCCCGGGGATCCGAGCAGGCCGTCGCCAACATCCGGCAGGCCGCGCGACGCGGCGTCCCCGCGGTCCTGCTCGCCAACCACGGCGTGCTCGTCTTCCACCGGACCACTGAGCTTGCCGTCCTGATCGGCGGGGTCGTCGAGGAGGCAGCCCAGGCGGCGATCAACGCGCGGGCGGCGGGCGGTCCGGTCGAGATTCCGGGTGACCTCCGGGCCGCCGCGCTCCAGCGGGCGATGGCGTTCGACACGGCCGGGACGAAGATCGCCTGACCCCGACGAACGCAAGATCTGGGCCGGGGGACCGTCTCGGCCTAGCGGACCGTGCTGAACGGGTTCTCGATCTTCACCCCTGCGATCAGGCGTCCGCCCTTGAGGTCTTCGGTCACGAGACGCACCGCCCCGGCACGTCGCGCGGCCTCAACGATGAGGGCATCCCAGTACGACAGTTGAGCCCGCTCCTCGAGGGCTGTTGCGTCGACGATCAGCCCGACATCGACCTGGACGACGGGCCAGGTCGCGTACAGCGCGATGAGCTCACGTGCCTCCGGCCGGCGCATCGGTGGATCGAACTTGCGGGTGGCCACGACGTAGAACTCCTGGAGGACCTGGGTGCTCAGCACGCCCGAGCGGTCCGCCCACAACTCCTCGAGCAGAGCTCGGGCGATCGGCTGCTTCTCGGTCTCGCTGGCGTCGTGGGCGTAGAGCAGGACGTTGGTGTCGACGAATGTCCGCCCGGCGGCCGTCATCGGCTCCGAAGCGCCTGACGATCGTGCAGCTCGTCGCGCGTCCAGCTCCGACCCCCGCGAGGGAGCGGCTTCTTCAGGATCGCCTCCGCGCGCCCTCGGGCCAGCTCGACCCGCTCGTCCTCATCCACGAGCTCCATCAACTGCGTCGCCGCGAGGGCGCTGATCGACGTTCCGCGTTTCGCCGCCACGATCCGCGCACGCCTGATCACTTCCATATCAAGTTGCAGGGTCAGATTGGCTCGGGTCATCGCTCGCTCCATGGCCGTCGCCACCCGCTGCGCACGGAGGTTCGCGAGTGCATACTCGCCGTCTCGACGCAGAGTGACGGAGGCGCCGACCCGGTGATGAGCGACCCGACCGCCGACCCGACCCTCGACCGGCTGCTCCGCCACATGGCATGGGCGAACGCCGCGCTCCTCGCCCGGCTCGCCGACCTGCCGGACTCGACGCTCGCGCTCGCGTCTCCCCGGAACGAGTGGACGGTCGCGATGATCCTCGATCACATCGTGATGGCGGCCGCGGGCTACGCCGCGCGCCTCGAGGGAGCCCCACGCCCGGCGCGGACCGTGCCACCGACGACGATCGCCGAGGTCGCCGAGCTTGCCACCCGCTGCGCCGCTTACGACGCCCGGATCCGCGCTCAGGGCGCCGTGCCGGACGGGCCGGCAGATTACCCATACCGCGGGACGGTCCTCCGGGCGCGATCGACGATCCTCGGCCAGGCGATCCACCACGCGACCGAGCATCGGGCACAGATCGCGGGGGCCCTCGCGACGAACGGGATCGACGTGGTCGACCTCGACGCCCTCGACCTCTGGGCCTACGGCGACGCGGAGGGCTCGGGGCGTAGGTCGCGCCTGGAGAACCGCTGTCGGCTCCTCCTTCCAGCGTGCGGCGTACCGCCATCGCTGGCGGTTTCGCGTTACCGGAGAACAGCGGAGCTGCGAGCAGTCGGGTTTCGTGCCGGTCAGCCACAGGTCGTAGAGCCGATCGAATCCGTCGAGTGCCCCGCGACACGGGTTCGCCATGTAGTGGCCGCACGCAGGGTTCCCCGTGGTTGCCTCGCAGTGCTCATGCGTCGCGACGCCGTAGGTTCGAACGAAGTGGTCGACATCGTGGCGATGGAGGGCGCGACGGTAGTCGAGGCCGTCGTGGCGGAGCTCGTAGGCATACTCGGCAAGCTCCCACCGGTCGCCCTGGACGACGTGCCAACGTTCCCGAAGCGCGATCTCGACGAGCCGCGATCGGCTGCCTGCCGGCGGCTGGACCGCGAGATCCATGGACAGCTCGTCGCCGTCGTGGCCGTCGCGTTTCCAGGCGACCGTCTCTGCGTCGTAGCGCCCACCGGACGTAGTGGCCGGAGCGCGGCGAGGGTCGTGAATCTGTCCAGTTGGAGTGTCGCGTCGTGGTGCGTAACCGGGCGCTCCTACAGCCAGATCTCCATGGCGACTGGTTGGTCCGGGCGCTCCACGAGCAGCCGCTCGAGCGCGTTGATCAGCGCCCCCGCGTCGTTCCGCGG includes:
- a CDS encoding nuclear transport factor 2 family protein, producing the protein MTPDPEALRRFAQAYTAAWCSMDPDRVAAHFAPEGSLEINGGTPAVGRDAISATARSFYTALPDMQVYLDELVVDGDRIEYHWTFTGTNTGPGGTGNAVRVVGYEEWTIDDGLIAASSGHYDQAEYARQLEHGV
- a CDS encoding CopG family transcriptional regulator, translating into MEKTTVYLTIGQKRALARAAKASGRSEADLIREGIEAIASRYRAAEPSLPLFESGQPDLAEQVDEYLDGFGER
- a CDS encoding PIN domain-containing protein; its protein translation is MTAAGRTFVDTNVLLYAHDASETEKQPIARALLEELWADRSGVLSTQVLQEFYVVATRKFDPPMRRPEARELIALYATWPVVQVDVGLIVDATALEERAQLSYWDALIVEAARRAGAVRLVTEDLKGGRLIAGVKIENPFSTVR
- a CDS encoding Gfo/Idh/MocA family oxidoreductase, producing the protein MTHIWQERCYHWPPRPPLAAATATGRRDRRDTSSSGQSAVEACWSDRRPRAAPREDRLDVVSFAIAGAGWRAAFYLRIARALPERFRVTGVLATNPERAARITADWGVPAHTSLDVLLADRPRFVVASVPPAVTPRLIRELADRRVPVLAETPPAPDLDALSDLVDLAASDARIQVAEQYQFQPHHAARLALARSGALGIVTQAQISVAHGYHGIDLLRRYLGTGFEPVTITAHRFASPLVAGPDRSGPPTEERTETSEQVLAWFDFGGRLGVYDFTPDQYFSWIRAPRVLLRGERGEIDGMTMRRVDQATSPIALELIRRDTGHDGNLEGLHHQGITAGDRWVYRNPFVPARLTDDEIAVATCLARMDDHLDGGPALCSLAEAAWDQELSLRMEAAWSTDRPVRVEARRWSPTSDPGTAAV
- a CDS encoding PIN domain-containing protein yields the protein MIILDTSGLLSAIDASQTHHHAAAAVLRQAQAPRLLSPFVLAELDYLLATRVSRSAERALLGQVADGVYQLESFGPDDVARADEIFDRYADLDLGLADASLIVLAERHDLVDLLTLDQRHFRAVRGPGGQPFRILPADLPSSRT
- a CDS encoding class II aldolase/adducin family protein; its protein translation is MDKALVDEVVAAAARVVAGGAISANGHGNVSLRVPGAEEMYFTSAPSLRGLGPEGVVRVGLDGTLLEGQLPPIQGAVVAMHTAMYQDQPDVGCVLHTHSPYATAFAVANRPIDCWIEALAMFGFADGVPVAAYGPRGSEQAVANIRQAARRGVPAVLLANHGVLVFHRTTELAVLIGGVVEEAAQAAINARAAGGPVEIPGDLRAAALQRAMAFDTAGTKIA